TCCTCCGGGTCGAAGAATTCGATGCCCCGGTTGTCCGTGTGGTGTCCGTGGTGGTCGCGGTACGGCTCGTGCATGGCGGCGGTGAAGTTCTCCGCGACGCCGTCCACCATGATCTTGACCGTGCTCGCGGTGAGGCGCTCCGGCGCGACCGCCTGGGCCACCTCTTCGCGGCGGGCCAGGATGGGTTCCAGCTGGGCGTCTCCGGCGGTGCGGTCCCACCACTGGCAGATGCGGACGCGCACCTTGAGGTCCCCGGCCTGCGCGGCCTTCAGGTAGACCTGGAGGAGGTCCACGCTGCCGTCCTCCGGCATGGTCACCCAGGCGTCCTGCCAGGCGGTGATGCCCTGGGAGAGCAGGAGTTCCTGGGCCTTGAGGAGCCCGGCGTAGGCGAGTTCCTCGGAGGTGCCCGGGCGGACGGAGGCGAAGAGGTCCATGGCGCCCTCGTGCACCGTGCCGGCGGGGGTGCCGTCCGCTTCCCGTTCGAATCGCCCGCTCTCCGGGTCCGGGGTGGTGGCGTCGATGCCCGCGAGCTCCAGGGCCTTGCTGTTGACCCAGGCGCCGTGGTGGTCGCGGTTCTGCAGGAAGACGGGGCGGTCCGGGACCACGGCGTCGAGGAGCTGACGGGTGGGCGTCCCGCCCGGGAAGTGCTCCATGGACCAGCCGGCGCCCAGGATCCACGGCTCATCCGGGTGCTCCTCGGCGTAGCGGCGGACGGTGTCCACGGCGTCGTCGGCGCTGGTGACTTCGGTGAGATCGCACTGCAGCAGCTCCACCCCGGCGAAGACCGGATGCATGTGGGAGTCCTGGAAGCCGGGCACGATCAGCTTGCCCGCGACGTCGAGCCGCTCGGTGGCGCCGTCGGCCAGCGGCGCCAGCTCCTCGGCGGCGCCCACCGCCAGGATCTTTCCGTCGCCGATCGCCAGGTCCGCACGGCGGGGGACGTCGTCCCTGCCGGTGTAGACCCATCCGTTCTCCAGGATGGTCTGCGCAATTGCCATGAGCTCCTCGAATCTGTGTGCGGGGCTGGATTGGACCTGACACTATGATGCGGGTCACAGTTAAGTCAACAGCGTTGACATCGTTAATGACATCAAGGCTGACTCCCTTGACGTGCCGGCCTCGGCATCGTGTACCGTGGGGTTCCAGAACCGAGGCATGGAAGCGGGGTGGATAGATGGCGCAGGCCGCGCAGCCCAGTGATCGCCGCGCACGGCTTGACCCGGAAACCATCATCGACGCAGTCCTGAAAATCGCCGGACAGGATCCCGGCGAGCGCCTGACGTTCCGCCGTCTCGGCGAGGAACTCGGAGTGGACGCCACTGCGGTGTACCGGCATTTCCGCAATCGGGATGCCATCATCCGCGCGGCTCTGGACCGGCTCTTCGCCCTCTCCGTGGAACGCACGCTGGCCGCGGGCCGGCAGCACGGCTGGCGGGCCCGGCTCGAGGCTTATCTGGACGAACTGCTCAGGGTCTTCATGCAGTACCCCTCCCTGGGCAGCGAATCCTTCGCCACGGACACCTACGGTCCCGGCGAGCTGAAAGCCATCGAGTTCGTGCTGCAGTGCCTCACGGACGCGAAACTCCCCGAGGAGCGCGTGGTGCATTACTACGCGGCCCTCGAAAGCTACACCCTGGCCCTCGGCGCCGGGATCGCGCTGGAGATCCAGCGGCTTCCCGACTCCCAGGGGCACGACCCGTGGCTCAACCCGCGGGTGTTCTCCCACCTGTCCGGGCACCCGTTGCTCGAAAAGCATCACCGGGCCCTGCAAGGGCTCGACTCCCTCAGCACGTTCCAGGCCGGCCTCGCCGCCATCCTGGACAGCGCTGAGCGCGAAAGCGACCTCTCTGCCACCTGAGTGCTCAGCCGTGGCGGGTTCCGAGGCGATCCACCACGGCTGAGCACTCACTGTCAGAGAAGGGCGCACCATGCACCAGTTCATCAACGGCAAGGCCGTCACCGGCGCCTCCGGAGCCACCCAGGACGTGATCAACCCGGCCACGGGTGAAGTCACCGCCACCGTCACCCTCGCGGGTCTGCGCGACCTGGAGGCCGCCGTCGCCTCCGCCCGCGCGGCGTTCCCGGCGTGGTCCCGCACCACCCCCGGCGAGCGCTCCGCGATCCTCCAGCGCTTCGCCCGCATCCTGGAGGCCCGCGCCGAGGAGTTCGCCCAGGCGGAGAGCTCCCAGACGGGCAAGCCGCTGCGCCTGTGCCGCGAGTTCGACGTCCCCGGCACCATCGACAACGTCGACTTCTTCGCCGGCGCCGCCCGGAACCTCGAGGGCAAGGCCATGGCGGAGTACTCGGCCGACCACACCTCCGCCATCCGGCGCGAGGCGATCGGCGTCATCGGGTCCATCGCGCCGTGGAACTACCCGCTCCAGATGGCCGCGTGGAAGATCCTGCCCGCCATCGCCGCGGGCAACACCATCATCCTCAAGCCGGCGGAGATCACGCCCCTGACGTCGGTGATGTTCGCCGAGGCGCTCAGCGAGGCGGGCCTGCCGGACGGCGTCGTGAACGTCCTGGTCGGCAGCGGCAGCACCATCGGCGCGGCGCTCATGCGCCATCCCCAGGTGGACATGGTCTCCTTCACCGGTTCCACGGCCGTGGGCCGCACGGTGCTGGAGGCCGCCGCCGTGAACGCCAAGCGCGTGCACCTGGAGCTGGGCGGCAAGGCGCCCTTCGTCGTGTTCGACGACGCCGACATCGACGCCGCGGTGCACGGCGCCGTCGCGGGCTCCCTGATCAACTCGGGCCAGGACTGCACGGCCGCGACCCGCGCGCTGGTGCACCGCAGCGTCTACCAGGAGTTCGTGGACAAGCTCGCCGCACGGTTCGACGGGATCGTCCTGGGCACCCCGGAGAACGACGGCGCGGACATCGGCTCGCTGTCCTCGTTCCGCCACCGGGACCACGTGGCCGGCATGGTCGAGCGGGCGCGCGGCTACGCCCGGGTGGTGGCCGGCGGATACGTCCCCACCGACGACGGGCTCGGCGACGGCGCGTTCTACCGCCCGACGCTGATCGTGGACGCCGCCCCGGACTCCGAGATCGTCAAGAACGAGGTGTTCGGCCCCGTCCTGGTGGTGCTGCCCTTCGATGACGACGACGAGGCCATCGCCCTCGCCAACGACACCGTCTACGGCCTGGCCGCCTCCGCCTGGACCTCGAACATCCAGCGCGCCCTCCGCGCGACCCGCGAGATCAAGGCCGGATGCGTGTGGGTCAACGACCACATCCCGATCATCTCCGAGATGCCCCACGGCGGCTTCAAGCAGTCCGGTTTCGGCAAGGACATGTCCGCCTACTCCTTCGAGGAGTACACCCAGGTCAAGCACGTGATGTTCGAACTGGGCGGCGTCGTGGAGAAGGACTGGCACCGCACCATCTTCGCGCTGCGCTGACGGACGCAGGGCGCCCCGGAGACGGCACGCCCGGAAATGCAGAGGCCGTCCTTCGCCGTGGAATCCACGGCGAAGGACGGCCTCCGGCGACTAAGCCTCCGGCGTCCGGCCCGTCACCCCTCGGCCGCCTGGACTTCCTCGCGAGCGGCCGCGATGGCGTCGGTGAGCTTCGTGATCATCTCTTCGAACAGGGCGATCTGCTCCTCGGAGTATTCGCCGAGCACGGGCATCATGTGCTCGACCATCGGGTCGAACATCTCCCGGCCCGTCGCCCGGGCGCTCGGGGTGGAGCTGAGCACCAGCTGCCGACGATCCACCGGGCTCGGATGCCGTTGCAGGTGCCCCGAGGCTTCAAGGCGGTCGAGCACGGACGTCATGGCCGCCGAGCTGAGGATCAGGAGCCTGCGGAGGTCGCGGGGCGTGACGGTCGCGCCGGTCCGATCGGCTTCCACGACGGCGTTGATCGCGTGGATGTCGTTGCGGGCCAGGCCGTGATGACGCCGGACCACTTCGGAGTAGCGCTCCGCCTCGGTGGTGAACTTCTGCAGGAGGAACAGCACCTCGAATCCGGGCGTGGCGGCAAGGCGCTCACGTTCTGGGGATGACTCCACGCCGAAGGCGCTTTCTTCCGGATGCATGCGATACATCTTAGGATCTCCCTGCCGTTTGAGCCTGATGCGCCCCGGATTCAGACATGATCTTCAGACGGTCCAGAGCGTCCTTCCGGGAATCCAAGAGGTCGACGCAGGGCTGCGGGTACTCGGGCGTGTTCAGTTCCGGGATCCACTCCGCGAGGTACCGGCCGTCCGGGTCATGGGTCTTCGCCTGGGTCTGCGGGTTGAAGATCCGGAAGAACGGCGCGGCGTCCGCGCCGCTTCCGGCGGCCCACTGCCAGTTGAAGGGATTCGCGGCCGGATCCGCGTCCACCAGAGTGTCCCAGAACCACTCCTCCCCCAGCCGCCAGTGGATCCCGAGGTTCTTCACTAGGAAGCTCGCACTGACCATCCGCACCCGGTTGTGCATCCACCCGGCGTTCCACAACTGGCGCTGGCCCGCGTCCACGAGAGGGATGCCCGTCGTGCCCCGCTGCCAGGCGTGCAGCAGAGCGGTCATGTCGCCATCCCCGCCCCCGCCGTCCGGCTCTTCCTCGCCCGGGAGCCACCAGGGATGCCGGTCGAACTCCGGGCGGAGGTTCACCGTCGCCAGCCGTGGGTGGTGATAGAGCTGATGCCACGCGAACTCCCGCCATCCCAGCTCGGAGGCGAACGTCGCGGAACTCTCGGGCGCCTCCCGGCGCAGCGGTGCGAGCCCGGCCCAGACTTGGAAGGGGCTCACATGCCCCCAGCGCAGATAGGGCGAAAGCCTGCTCGAGCCGTCGACGCCGGGCCGCTCCCTCGCCTCGCGATAGTCAGTCAGGCGATCGTCCAGGAAGTCCGCGAGGATCTCCTGCCCGGCCTGCTCGCCGGGGGTCCAGGCCTCGGACAGCGGTCCCGACCAGTCCGGGTGGCTGGGCAGAAGGTCCAGTTCCTCCAGCTCCAGGCCGTCCGGCACGGCGAGGTTCCGGGCGTCTTGCGGGCCCGGCGCGGCCAGTGGCGGACGGAAATCGTGGGCGCTCAGCGTCTTCCAGAACGGGGTGAACACGCGGTACGGGTTGCCCTGCTGCGTGGTGATGCGCCAGGGTTCATGCAGGAGCGTGGCCTGGAAACTCTTGCCCGTGCGGCCTGCCGCCGCCAGGAGGGCCTTGACCGCCTGGTCGGCCCGCCGCTCGGGAGCGCCGTAGCGACGGTTCCAGAAGACCGCGCCGGCACCCGCGCGCGATGCGACATCCGGCACGACGGAAGCGGCCGACCCGCGGCGGATCACCAGCGGCACCTTGAGCTCCGCGAGCCCCTTCCGCAGGTCGGCGAGCGCGTGGTGCAGCCACCAGCGCGCGGCGCCCCCGAGGGGCCGCACACCGGGCGACTGCTCGTCCAGCACATACAGCGCTATCGTCGGCCCAGCGTCGAGGGCGGCACGCAGGGCGGGGTGGTCCGCCGTGCGCAGGTCGTCACGGAACCAGACGATGGAGACTTCGGGCCTCCCGGTCATGGCATCACCTCTTGAATCGCTCGATCATCTACAAATATGATCGTCTAGTAAACGAAGTGTGTCCAGACAGGAGGAGTCCGATGTCCGCTGAAGACCACGGGAACAGCACGCGCCGGACGATCGCCGTCGCGGGCGCCACCGGCTATCTGGGCGGACGGCTCGTCCCCCGGCTCGTCGAGGCGGGGCACCGGGTCCGGGTGCTGGCCCGCACGCCGGAGAAGCTCCGCGACGTCCCCTGGCGGCACGACGTCGAGGTCGTGCCCGGGAGCCTCGAGGACGCCGACGCCATGGACGCCCTCTGCCGGGGCGCCGAAGTGCTGTACTACCTCGTGCACTCGATGGGCGGCGGATCCCATGAGCGCTTCGCGGAACGGGAGCGCGTGGGGGCGCAGACCGTCGCGCAGGGCGCCCGCCGAGCCGGCGTCCAGCGCATCGTCTACCTCAGCGGCCTCAACCCCGGGACCAACCTGAGCCGCCATCTGCAGTCCCGGCGCGACGTCGGGCGCATCCTTCTCGCGTCCGGCGTCCCGACCGCGGTGCTCCAGGCCGGCCTGGTGATCGGGTCCGGATCGGCGAGTTTCGAGATGATCCGGCACCTGACGGACGTCCTGCCGGTCATGCCCGCGCCGCGCTGGGTCCTGAACCGGGTCCAGCCGATCGCCGTCCGGGACGCCCTCTACTACCTCGAGGAGGCCGCCGATCTGCCACCCGAGGTGAACACGACCTTCGACATCGGCGGACCGAGCGTGCTCACGTATGCGGACATGATGAAGGACTACGCACGGGCCGCCGGGCTGCGGCCGCCCGTCATCCTGCCTCTGCCGGTGCTCACCCCCTGGCTGGCCGCACAGTGGGTGAATCTCGTGACACCCATCCCCCGGTCCCTCGCGGTGCCGCTCGTCGAATCGCTGCAGAACGACTGCGTCGTGCGCGAGCACTCCATCGACCAGCACATCGCTCCCCCGCCCGGCGGGCTGACCGACTACCGGCGGGCCGTCGAACTGGCGCTCGTCAAGATCGAACGCGGCGAAGTGGAGACCACCTGGGCCGGATCGAGTGCGGTGCAGACGCCGTCCGACCCCCTGCCGAGCGACCCCGACTGGACCGGCGGCACGGTGTTCACGGACACGCGGGTCCAGAAGACTGACGCCTCCCCCGAGGAGCTGTGGGACGTCATCCAGGGCATCGGCGGCGAGAACGGCTGGTACTCGTTCCCGCTCGCCTGGTCGGTACGCGGCTGGATCGACAAGCTGGCGGGCGGAGTCGGCCTGCGCCGGGGCCGCCGTGATCCACGACTGCTCCACCTGGGAGACGTCCTCGACTGGTGGCGCGTGGAGGCGCTCGATCCCGGGCATCTGCTCAGGCTCCGAGCCGAGATGAAGGTGCCCGGACGCGCGTGGCTGGAGCTGTCCATCGAGCAGTCCGACGGCGTCACGGAGTACCACCAGCGCGCGATCTTCCTGCCGCACGGGCTGCCCGGCCGACTGTACTGGCTGGCGGTCCTGCCGTTCCACGGCGTGATCTTCAAGGGGATGGCGGTGCGCATCACCGAGGCCGCGGCGGCTCATCGGGCGAGCGGCGGTGGGCACCTGGACGGGCAGACCTCCGACCCGCGCGTTCCTGCCGGCCAGGAGGCTCGCAGGTAGCCCGCAGGTGGCCCACACGGGGCGGCGGCCCGGCACGTCCGCCGGAGGCGCCGGAGCGGCAGTCGCCCGCGCCGGGCAGGCGCGGCCGTGTGCATCTGCGGTCATCTGCGCCCGGGACTCCGGGCGCCCGCCTAGGCTGGCCTCATGCCCGACCACACCCTGGGACTCTGCTCCGTCACCTTCCGGCACCTCGACGTCCCCGGTGTCCTCGCGGCCGCGACCGACGCCGGCCTGGCGGGGATCGAATGGGGTTCCGATGTGCACTGCCCGGACCCGGCCGCCGCGCGCGAGGTGCGCCGCCTCACCGACGCCGCGGGCCTGCGCGTCCTCTCCCTGGGCTCGTACTTCCGAGCCGACTCGCACGACGACGACTTCCGCCCCGTCCTCAACACGGCCCTGGCGCTGGGCGCACCCCGGGTCCGCGTCTGGGCGGGCGCCCTCGGCACCGACGCGTCGGACCCGGCCCACCGGACGCGGGTGACCCAAGGCCTCCGGGACGCCGCCGACGCCGCGGCGGACGCCGGCGTCGAACTCGCCCTCGAGTATCACCGCAACACCCTCACGGACACCCTGGACAGCACGCTGATGTTGCTGGACGAGGTGGACCGGGCGAACGTCGGTGTCTACTGGCAGCCGAACGTCGATCAGCCCACCGAGGACGCGCTGCACCACCTCGAAGCGCTGCTGCCCCGGCTGTCCGGCGTGCACTGCTTCTCCTGGTGGCCGTTCGATGCCCGGCTGCCCCTGGAGGCCCGCGAGGACCTGTGGCTCGGCGCCGCAGAGGTGCTGCGCGGCGCGGGCAGGCCGGTGGACGTGATGTTCGAATTCGTGCCGGAGGACTCCCCGGAGGCCCTGACGCGCGACGCCGGCTGGCTGAGGCGAGCGATCGGGCAGGACTGACGCCCAGCCGGGCGGCGTAGACTTGAGTCGCTATGCTGCGCACCATGTTCAAGTCCAAGATCCACCGTGCCACGGTGACCCACGCCGATCTCCACTACGTCGGTTCGGTGACGGTGGACCTCGACCTGCTGGAAGCCTCGGACATCCTGCCGGGCGAACTCGTCTCGATCGTGGATGTCACGAACGGTTCCCGCCTCGAGACCTACACGATCGCGGGTGAACGTGGTTCCGGCGTGATCGGCATCAACGGCGCGGCAGCTCATCTCGTCCACGTGGGCGACACGGTCATCCTCATGAGCTACGGCCAGATGACCACCGAAGAGGCGAAGGCCTTCGTCCCGAGCGTGGTCCACGTGGATGGCGCCAACCGCATCATCCAGCTGGGCTCGGATCCCGCCGAGGCGGTCACGGCCGGCTCGGTCCGCCCGCCCCACGCGCTGTAACGACGACGACCGACCGGGAAGCCCTCGAGAGCAGCATCGCCCGGGGGCCGGCAGCTCCGGCACTCATTTTTCCCTAGCCGTAGCTCTTGGTCTTGGTCTCGGTCTTAGTCTTAGTCTTAGTCTTAGTGTTCACTCTAAGAAGATTTTCAATTAGAATGAACATCACCTTAGACTGAACAGGAGGCGAAGTGGAAGAGTCATTGGCACGCGCCCTGAGCAGTCGCCTGGACGAGCTGGGGCTCCACCTAAAAATCCCGACCACTCTCGCAGGCCTCCAGCCTCACGAACCGGTTTCCGCGACATTGGTTCACAATCAGGGCCCGACTCGATACCTTGCGCTTTTCAGCGACGAGATGACCCTTTCCTCTCTGGAGCGCAAGTGGACCCATCATCCACAGAAGGCGCCACTTTTTATCCTGGGACCCCGCGCTACCGAACGCAGCGCGGAGATGTTCCGGCAGCTCGGCATCAACTTCCTAGATCAAGCCGGTAACGCTTACATCACCTTCAAAGGCGTGCACATTGACGTGCGCGGAAGGCGTCTGACAACATCGGCAAAATCCAACCTCGATACATCTCGGTTGCCCCGAGGTGGAGTGAACCTGTTCAGCACGAAACGAGCGCAGGTGATTTTCGCCATCCTTTCGTGGCCACAGCTTCTCCGGGAGCCGGTCAGACAACTCGCCCACACAGCCGGAACTTCCTTAGGTCAAACACAGGAAACCTTAGGACTACTGGAAGCCGAGGGCTTCCTGGACGAACACCGGAGCCTCATCCAGCATCGGCAAGACCGCCTCATCGATCAATGGACCG
This portion of the Arthrobacter woluwensis genome encodes:
- a CDS encoding amidohydrolase, which codes for MAIAQTILENGWVYTGRDDVPRRADLAIGDGKILAVGAAEELAPLADGATERLDVAGKLIVPGFQDSHMHPVFAGVELLQCDLTEVTSADDAVDTVRRYAEEHPDEPWILGAGWSMEHFPGGTPTRQLLDAVVPDRPVFLQNRDHHGAWVNSKALELAGIDATTPDPESGRFEREADGTPAGTVHEGAMDLFASVRPGTSEELAYAGLLKAQELLLSQGITAWQDAWVTMPEDGSVDLLQVYLKAAQAGDLKVRVRICQWWDRTAGDAQLEPILARREEVAQAVAPERLTASTVKIMVDGVAENFTAAMHEPYRDHHGHHTDNRGIEFFDPEEMKGFVTALDAAGMQLHFHALGDRAVTDALDALEQARAANGATDGRHHLAHLQLVRAEDTPRFAKLGAAANMQALWACHEDQMDELTLPFLEPDAEERHYPFGELAAHGTRLAAGSDWPVSTADPLAAMHVAVNRTSPGETGKPLGPDHQKLSLQQILNAYTQGTAWINHLDHLTGTLEEGRLADFVVLDRDVFQLPAEQIHTARVEETWIDGTRVYRRTAQEEEA
- a CDS encoding TetR/AcrR family transcriptional regulator, with the protein product MAQAAQPSDRRARLDPETIIDAVLKIAGQDPGERLTFRRLGEELGVDATAVYRHFRNRDAIIRAALDRLFALSVERTLAAGRQHGWRARLEAYLDELLRVFMQYPSLGSESFATDTYGPGELKAIEFVLQCLTDAKLPEERVVHYYAALESYTLALGAGIALEIQRLPDSQGHDPWLNPRVFSHLSGHPLLEKHHRALQGLDSLSTFQAGLAAILDSAERESDLSAT
- a CDS encoding gamma-aminobutyraldehyde dehydrogenase; translated protein: MHQFINGKAVTGASGATQDVINPATGEVTATVTLAGLRDLEAAVASARAAFPAWSRTTPGERSAILQRFARILEARAEEFAQAESSQTGKPLRLCREFDVPGTIDNVDFFAGAARNLEGKAMAEYSADHTSAIRREAIGVIGSIAPWNYPLQMAAWKILPAIAAGNTIILKPAEITPLTSVMFAEALSEAGLPDGVVNVLVGSGSTIGAALMRHPQVDMVSFTGSTAVGRTVLEAAAVNAKRVHLELGGKAPFVVFDDADIDAAVHGAVAGSLINSGQDCTAATRALVHRSVYQEFVDKLAARFDGIVLGTPENDGADIGSLSSFRHRDHVAGMVERARGYARVVAGGYVPTDDGLGDGAFYRPTLIVDAAPDSEIVKNEVFGPVLVVLPFDDDDEAIALANDTVYGLAASAWTSNIQRALRATREIKAGCVWVNDHIPIISEMPHGGFKQSGFGKDMSAYSFEEYTQVKHVMFELGGVVEKDWHRTIFALR
- a CDS encoding MarR family winged helix-turn-helix transcriptional regulator; amino-acid sequence: MHPEESAFGVESSPERERLAATPGFEVLFLLQKFTTEAERYSEVVRRHHGLARNDIHAINAVVEADRTGATVTPRDLRRLLILSSAAMTSVLDRLEASGHLQRHPSPVDRRQLVLSSTPSARATGREMFDPMVEHMMPVLGEYSEEQIALFEEMITKLTDAIAAAREEVQAAEG
- a CDS encoding cryptochrome/photolyase family protein, giving the protein MTGRPEVSIVWFRDDLRTADHPALRAALDAGPTIALYVLDEQSPGVRPLGGAARWWLHHALADLRKGLAELKVPLVIRRGSAASVVPDVASRAGAGAVFWNRRYGAPERRADQAVKALLAAAGRTGKSFQATLLHEPWRITTQQGNPYRVFTPFWKTLSAHDFRPPLAAPGPQDARNLAVPDGLELEELDLLPSHPDWSGPLSEAWTPGEQAGQEILADFLDDRLTDYREARERPGVDGSSRLSPYLRWGHVSPFQVWAGLAPLRREAPESSATFASELGWREFAWHQLYHHPRLATVNLRPEFDRHPWWLPGEEEPDGGGGDGDMTALLHAWQRGTTGIPLVDAGQRQLWNAGWMHNRVRMVSASFLVKNLGIHWRLGEEWFWDTLVDADPAANPFNWQWAAGSGADAAPFFRIFNPQTQAKTHDPDGRYLAEWIPELNTPEYPQPCVDLLDSRKDALDRLKIMSESGAHQAQTAGRS
- a CDS encoding SDR family oxidoreductase, giving the protein MSAEDHGNSTRRTIAVAGATGYLGGRLVPRLVEAGHRVRVLARTPEKLRDVPWRHDVEVVPGSLEDADAMDALCRGAEVLYYLVHSMGGGSHERFAERERVGAQTVAQGARRAGVQRIVYLSGLNPGTNLSRHLQSRRDVGRILLASGVPTAVLQAGLVIGSGSASFEMIRHLTDVLPVMPAPRWVLNRVQPIAVRDALYYLEEAADLPPEVNTTFDIGGPSVLTYADMMKDYARAAGLRPPVILPLPVLTPWLAAQWVNLVTPIPRSLAVPLVESLQNDCVVREHSIDQHIAPPPGGLTDYRRAVELALVKIERGEVETTWAGSSAVQTPSDPLPSDPDWTGGTVFTDTRVQKTDASPEELWDVIQGIGGENGWYSFPLAWSVRGWIDKLAGGVGLRRGRRDPRLLHLGDVLDWWRVEALDPGHLLRLRAEMKVPGRAWLELSIEQSDGVTEYHQRAIFLPHGLPGRLYWLAVLPFHGVIFKGMAVRITEAAAAHRASGGGHLDGQTSDPRVPAGQEARR
- a CDS encoding sugar phosphate isomerase/epimerase family protein; its protein translation is MPDHTLGLCSVTFRHLDVPGVLAAATDAGLAGIEWGSDVHCPDPAAAREVRRLTDAAGLRVLSLGSYFRADSHDDDFRPVLNTALALGAPRVRVWAGALGTDASDPAHRTRVTQGLRDAADAAADAGVELALEYHRNTLTDTLDSTLMLLDEVDRANVGVYWQPNVDQPTEDALHHLEALLPRLSGVHCFSWWPFDARLPLEAREDLWLGAAEVLRGAGRPVDVMFEFVPEDSPEALTRDAGWLRRAIGQD
- the panD gene encoding aspartate 1-decarboxylase encodes the protein MLRTMFKSKIHRATVTHADLHYVGSVTVDLDLLEASDILPGELVSIVDVTNGSRLETYTIAGERGSGVIGINGAAAHLVHVGDTVILMSYGQMTTEEAKAFVPSVVHVDGANRIIQLGSDPAEAVTAGSVRPPHAL
- a CDS encoding type IV toxin-antitoxin system AbiEi family antitoxin → MEESLARALSSRLDELGLHLKIPTTLAGLQPHEPVSATLVHNQGPTRYLALFSDEMTLSSLERKWTHHPQKAPLFILGPRATERSAEMFRQLGINFLDQAGNAYITFKGVHIDVRGRRLTTSAKSNLDTSRLPRGGVNLFSTKRAQVIFAILSWPQLLREPVRQLAHTAGTSLGQTQETLGLLEAEGFLDEHRSLIQHRQDRLIDQWTATYPAGLGARSKVRAFSGDFSSLRSSTFSAYVAGEAAIPGILRPETLTLFTVESPTELIREHRWRRTTENPNIFLRRQFWHGLHPEEPGIHTAPWLLTYAELMAANENRQLEAAHTVRMEHA